The Mucilaginibacter terrenus genome has a segment encoding these proteins:
- a CDS encoding NTP transferase domain-containing protein, which translates to MTSTGHKKHVAITRPALGNFALNEWAIVGGPCTVIKLIADNVITSLAADYKCAYADTSHNDNVIVAPGRLANGAAMEYTDQLNYSQININAKLSPFKQRSLFAEMDLVLVNGNHQQAKAQVVIIDINKRASLLKRIGELTNVELILLADNADDVFDFVQEAVPLWKQLPTFKVNDTAAIIDFFRSRLQQRQPVLNGLVLAGGKSVRMGQDKGAVNWYGKEQRYHMADLLKSFCNEVYISCRDAVQQQEIDETYNTITDTFTNLGPFGAILSAFRQQPNSAWLVVACDMPLIDEHILQHLTLNRQVKAIATTYQSETTNFPEPLITIWEPKAYPVLLQFLAQGYSCPRKVLINADVAVLDVPDQEALSNVNTPEEMDRVRHVIKQRSKKPNG; encoded by the coding sequence GTGACTTCAACAGGGCATAAAAAGCACGTTGCAATTACAAGACCAGCGTTAGGCAATTTTGCACTTAATGAATGGGCGATTGTAGGAGGCCCATGCACGGTAATAAAGCTGATTGCTGATAATGTGATTACCAGCCTGGCTGCCGATTACAAGTGTGCTTATGCAGATACCTCTCACAATGACAATGTTATTGTTGCGCCCGGCAGGCTGGCTAACGGTGCTGCAATGGAATATACAGATCAACTGAATTATTCCCAGATTAACATTAACGCGAAACTTAGCCCTTTTAAACAGCGGTCCTTATTTGCAGAAATGGACCTGGTGCTGGTAAACGGCAACCATCAGCAAGCAAAAGCGCAGGTGGTTATTATCGATATAAATAAACGCGCTTCTCTCCTAAAAAGAATAGGTGAGCTTACCAATGTTGAATTGATATTATTGGCCGACAATGCTGATGATGTGTTCGATTTTGTGCAGGAGGCCGTGCCTCTGTGGAAGCAACTACCAACCTTTAAAGTTAACGACACTGCAGCAATAATAGATTTTTTCAGATCAAGATTACAACAGCGGCAACCAGTCCTTAATGGACTAGTATTGGCCGGTGGGAAAAGCGTTCGGATGGGCCAGGATAAAGGAGCTGTAAACTGGTATGGTAAAGAGCAGCGTTACCATATGGCAGACCTATTGAAAAGCTTCTGTAATGAGGTTTATATATCCTGTAGAGATGCTGTGCAGCAGCAGGAGATAGATGAAACTTATAATACTATTACAGACACGTTTACAAATTTGGGTCCGTTTGGCGCAATATTATCGGCCTTCCGGCAGCAGCCTAACTCAGCCTGGCTGGTAGTTGCCTGCGATATGCCACTGATAGATGAACATATACTACAACATTTAACATTAAACCGCCAGGTTAAAGCTATTGCAACAACCTACCAGAGCGAGACGACCAATTTTCCGGAGCCATTAATTACCATTTGGGAGCCGAAGGCTTATCCGGTACTGTTGCAATTTCTGGCGCAGGGCTATTCTTGTCCGCGTAAGGTACTTATCAACGCCGATGTTGCCGTCTTAGATGTACCAGATCAGGAGGCGCTCTCTAATGTAAATACACCCGAAGAAATGGACAGGGTTAGGCATGTTATCAAACAGAGATCAAAAAAGCCAAATGGATAA
- the moaC gene encoding cyclic pyranopterin monophosphate synthase MoaC, giving the protein MLSHIDDQNNPSMVDVSAKQPTHRTATAQSIVVLPDAVMQLIEGEELQSKKGPVFQTAIIAGIMAAKKTGDLIPLCHPLGMENCSISIKLHADNQVIIECTASITAKTGVEMEALVGASLAALTIYDMCKAMSHDIIIKETKLISKTGGKRDFNRA; this is encoded by the coding sequence ATGCTGAGTCATATCGACGATCAAAATAATCCTTCAATGGTAGATGTTTCTGCTAAACAGCCTACCCACCGCACAGCCACTGCTCAGAGTATAGTTGTGCTGCCTGATGCAGTCATGCAATTGATAGAAGGCGAGGAGTTACAATCAAAAAAGGGTCCGGTGTTTCAAACCGCAATAATAGCCGGCATTATGGCGGCCAAAAAGACCGGTGATCTTATCCCGCTTTGCCATCCATTAGGAATGGAAAACTGTAGCATTAGCATAAAACTACATGCAGATAACCAGGTAATTATAGAATGCACTGCAAGCATCACAGCAAAAACAGGTGTGGAGATGGAAGCCCTGGTGGGCGCCTCCCTGGCAGCGCTAACAATTTATGATATGTGCAAAGCAATGAGCCACGACATCATTATAAAAGAAACAAAACTCATAAGTAAAACAGGAGGTAAACGTGACTTCAACAGGGCATAA
- a CDS encoding molybdopterin molybdotransferase MoeA, with amino-acid sequence MITVEQADRIILTELRDYGTELVPFEEALGRVLAQNIVADRDLPPFNRATMDGIAIGFEAFSNGLRTFEIEGTQAAGDTPLDIQNGTECIEIMTGAALSSTVDTVIRYEDVEIAGGKAVVTVNSISKGQNIHLKGKDKKQDDVVASAGQKVTPAIVGLAASVGALELLVKKLPKVLIISSGDELVDVSDTPADYQIRRSNSYTVKAALSRIGLQADILHVPDNPVIIKQQLLYSLQSYDVLLLSGGVSMGKFDYIPKALAELEVTQLFHKVQQRPGKPFWFGTHADGALVFAFPGNPVATFMCMRRYFLPWLNAVLGLPNVKSFYAILSQDISFLQPLTYFLQVKLSFSEDGRMLAIPLEGNGSGDFANLADTDAFMELPAEKNNFKAGEVFRVWQF; translated from the coding sequence ATGATAACGGTAGAACAAGCCGACAGGATTATTTTAACTGAGCTTCGTGATTATGGTACTGAACTGGTGCCATTTGAGGAGGCACTCGGGCGTGTTCTGGCGCAGAATATAGTTGCCGACCGTGACCTGCCACCATTTAACAGAGCAACAATGGATGGCATTGCCATTGGCTTTGAAGCTTTTTCTAATGGCTTACGAACGTTCGAAATAGAAGGAACGCAAGCGGCAGGTGACACGCCTTTAGACATACAAAATGGTACTGAATGTATAGAGATCATGACTGGTGCTGCCCTATCGTCAACTGTTGATACAGTTATACGTTATGAGGATGTTGAGATTGCCGGAGGTAAGGCGGTTGTTACTGTCAACAGTATCAGCAAGGGTCAAAACATCCATTTAAAAGGGAAAGATAAGAAGCAGGATGACGTAGTTGCATCGGCAGGGCAAAAAGTAACTCCCGCAATAGTTGGCCTTGCCGCATCTGTTGGAGCATTAGAACTGCTCGTAAAAAAGTTACCGAAGGTTTTGATTATATCCTCCGGGGATGAGCTGGTAGATGTAAGCGATACGCCAGCTGATTATCAGATCCGCAGATCTAACAGCTACACCGTTAAAGCGGCTTTAAGTAGAATTGGTTTACAAGCAGATATATTGCATGTACCGGATAACCCGGTTATCATCAAACAGCAATTATTATACTCGCTGCAATCTTACGATGTGTTGCTGTTAAGCGGTGGGGTAAGCATGGGTAAGTTCGACTATATTCCTAAAGCTTTAGCAGAACTCGAGGTAACGCAGTTGTTCCATAAAGTACAACAGCGGCCGGGCAAGCCATTCTGGTTTGGCACGCATGCTGATGGCGCGCTTGTCTTTGCCTTTCCAGGCAACCCGGTGGCTACTTTCATGTGTATGCGTCGGTATTTCCTTCCGTGGCTTAATGCTGTGCTCGGGCTGCCCAATGTAAAATCATTTTACGCTATTTTAAGTCAGGACATCAGCTTTTTGCAACCTTTGACCTATTTTCTGCAGGTGAAACTATCATTTTCTGAAGACGGCAGGATGCTCGCGATTCCCCTTGAAGGAAACGGCTCAGGTGATTTTGCTAACTTAGCAGATACGGATGCTTTTATGGAATTGCCCGCTGAAAAAAATAACTTTAAGGCAGGGGAGGTCTTTCGCGTGTGGCAGTTTTAA
- the moaA gene encoding GTP 3',8-cyclase MoaA: MLNEALSAYIYITLLLDNHGRPINYLRLAVTDRCNLRCFYCMPEHGLDWLSRAELMSYEEMLRTCRVMMGMGINKIRITGGEPFVRKDIMKLMTAISNLQGLNELTLTTNGVLTAPYVADLKKIGVRSVNLSLDTLDAARFFAITLRDEFASVMHTMQELLKHGIEVKINTVVMAGKNTQDIIPLVNLTKELPVSVRFIEEMPFNGDGHAYSGMTWDYVKIFEEIRSVFPDIQKTPDPTYSTSYNYNMPGHKGSIGIIAAYSRTFCGTCNRIRITPQGTLKTCLYDDGVLNIKDLMRSGADDTVLQGGLLKAMSNREKDGWMAELKSMQKPGKRESMASIGG, translated from the coding sequence GTGCTCAACGAGGCGTTATCTGCTTATATTTACATCACTTTGCTTTTAGATAATCACGGAAGACCGATAAATTACCTCAGGCTGGCTGTAACAGACAGGTGCAACCTGCGCTGCTTCTACTGCATGCCCGAGCATGGCCTGGATTGGCTTTCCCGTGCAGAGCTGATGTCCTACGAGGAGATGCTGCGTACCTGTCGTGTAATGATGGGTATGGGTATAAATAAGATCCGAATCACGGGCGGTGAGCCTTTCGTTCGTAAGGATATCATGAAGTTAATGACTGCGATCTCTAATCTTCAAGGCCTTAACGAATTAACCCTAACGACTAATGGTGTACTAACTGCACCTTACGTAGCGGACCTTAAGAAAATAGGTGTACGATCAGTTAATTTAAGCCTTGATACCCTGGATGCCGCCAGGTTTTTTGCCATTACGCTTAGGGATGAATTTGCCAGCGTAATGCACACGATGCAAGAGCTGCTTAAGCATGGCATCGAAGTGAAGATAAACACCGTAGTAATGGCCGGCAAGAACACACAGGATATTATCCCGCTGGTAAACCTGACCAAAGAACTACCTGTAAGTGTGCGGTTTATTGAAGAAATGCCTTTTAATGGTGATGGCCATGCCTATAGCGGCATGACATGGGATTACGTTAAAATATTCGAAGAGATTAGAAGTGTTTTTCCGGATATACAGAAGACGCCTGATCCCACTTACTCAACCTCATACAACTACAATATGCCCGGGCACAAAGGGTCAATTGGTATTATAGCGGCTTATTCGCGCACTTTTTGCGGTACATGCAACCGCATACGTATAACCCCGCAGGGCACGCTTAAAACCTGTTTATATGATGACGGCGTACTAAATATAAAAGACCTGATGCGCAGCGGTGCCGATGATACAGTCCTACAAGGTGGATTGCTTAAGGCAATGAGCAACAGGGAAAAAGACGGCTGGATGGCGGAACTTAAAAGTATGCAGAAGCCGGGCAAGAGAGAGTCGATGGCCTCAATAGGAGGGTAA
- a CDS encoding aldose epimerase family protein: MQNILKNSTLSLALAGSLLTAACNQNASKSTATMTDSTSSTTAAATLPAASGFEKTIDGKQTHYFLLSNKNGLKAAVTDYGAHLVGLLVPDKTGKLTDVVLGFDDISGFQKAKSAYYGATIGRYGNRIANGKFKLDGKEYTLFKNNGPNTLHGGKDGFDSKVWDARQIDSSSVELTYTSKDMEEGFPGNLKVKVVYTLTDDNGIKITYEATTDKNTVVNLTNHTYFNLNGAGSGTNQDHIVQIAADGYTPVDSTLIPTGKIEPVKGTPFDFTNATSIGSRIGNDDQQLKFGKGYDHNYVLNKHDMNTPIATVVGDKSGIQMQVFTEEPGLQFYTGNFMDGSNTLFGGKKDEHRTAFAMETQHFPDSPNQPNFPTTVLKPGAVYKTQTIYKFSVK; the protein is encoded by the coding sequence ATGCAAAACATTCTAAAAAACTCAACTTTGTCGTTGGCACTTGCGGGCAGCCTTTTAACTGCGGCTTGTAATCAAAACGCCTCCAAAAGCACAGCTACCATGACAGACAGTACTTCTTCTACAACGGCCGCCGCTACGTTGCCAGCAGCTTCCGGTTTCGAAAAAACTATAGATGGCAAGCAAACTCATTACTTTTTGCTAAGCAACAAAAATGGCTTAAAGGCAGCAGTGACAGACTACGGTGCTCACCTGGTTGGTTTACTTGTGCCTGATAAAACGGGTAAACTAACCGACGTTGTGCTTGGTTTTGATGATATATCCGGCTTCCAGAAAGCTAAAAGCGCTTACTATGGGGCAACAATAGGCCGTTATGGCAACCGCATTGCCAACGGTAAATTTAAACTGGATGGCAAAGAGTATACCTTATTTAAAAATAACGGCCCGAATACATTGCACGGCGGTAAAGATGGTTTCGACAGCAAAGTTTGGGATGCCAGGCAAATCGACAGCAGCAGCGTAGAGCTTACCTATACCTCAAAGGACATGGAAGAAGGTTTTCCGGGCAACCTTAAAGTTAAAGTAGTGTACACGCTTACAGACGACAATGGTATAAAAATCACTTACGAAGCTACGACGGATAAGAACACGGTTGTTAACTTAACCAACCATACTTACTTCAACCTTAATGGTGCCGGTAGTGGTACAAACCAGGATCATATTGTACAGATTGCTGCAGACGGCTACACTCCGGTAGACAGCACATTGATACCGACCGGTAAAATAGAACCGGTAAAAGGTACACCGTTTGACTTTACAAACGCGACATCCATAGGTAGCCGTATAGGAAATGATGACCAGCAACTGAAATTTGGTAAGGGATATGACCATAACTACGTACTGAACAAACATGACATGAATACACCTATTGCTACTGTTGTTGGCGACAAGAGCGGTATCCAGATGCAGGTGTTCACAGAAGAGCCCGGGCTGCAGTTTTACACCGGCAACTTTATGGATGGCAGCAACACTTTGTTCGGCGGAAAAAAAGACGAGCACCGTACGGCATTTGCCATGGAAACACAGCACTTCCCTGATTCTCCAAATCAGCCAAACTTCCCAACCACGGTGTTAAAGCCGGGTGCAGTTTACAAAACGCAAACCATTTACAAATTCTCAGTTAAATAA
- a CDS encoding HAD-IIA family hydrolase, with protein MRRIEDFREIIDNYEVVFFDAFGVIKNYGGLVPGIEKTFDYLEEVGKEYYIVTNDASRSPAQLAESYHKKGLTAIAADRVISSGMLTKEYLDLKVDEGIVAYLGTEDSAHYIDSSGLHTLPVSAINDDNIDSVNALVFLDDEGFDWFSDLNRAVNILRRRNIPAIVANTDKAYPLSVKDVSIAIGGLAGMVENIVGKKFIRFGKPDSQIFMFAYDLIRDYRPINKTEIVMVGDTLQTDILGGNKFGLDTVLVLSGNTLPADAQTRMTSTGIVPTYVCDTAVIK; from the coding sequence ATGAGGCGCATAGAAGATTTCAGGGAAATAATTGATAATTATGAGGTGGTGTTCTTTGATGCCTTTGGGGTTATTAAAAATTATGGCGGCCTTGTACCCGGTATAGAAAAAACATTTGACTACCTGGAAGAGGTAGGCAAGGAGTATTATATTGTTACCAACGATGCATCCAGGAGTCCCGCGCAACTGGCCGAATCTTACCATAAAAAAGGGCTAACTGCAATAGCTGCCGACAGGGTAATATCTTCGGGCATGCTTACCAAGGAGTACCTGGACCTTAAGGTTGATGAAGGTATAGTAGCTTACCTGGGTACCGAAGATTCTGCGCATTATATTGACAGTTCCGGCCTGCATACCTTACCGGTAAGCGCCATTAACGACGACAACATAGATAGTGTTAACGCACTGGTGTTTTTGGATGACGAAGGCTTTGACTGGTTTTCAGACCTGAATAGAGCTGTGAACATTTTGCGCAGGCGAAACATACCTGCCATTGTTGCAAATACTGACAAGGCTTATCCATTATCAGTAAAAGATGTTTCTATAGCAATAGGGGGGCTTGCCGGAATGGTAGAGAACATTGTAGGCAAAAAATTTATCCGCTTTGGTAAGCCCGACTCGCAGATATTCATGTTTGCTTATGACCTTATCCGCGATTACCGGCCTATTAATAAAACCGAAATTGTAATGGTAGGAGATACACTGCAGACCGACATACTGGGAGGTAATAAATTTGGCCTGGATACGGTGCTGGTTTTAAGCGGAAACACGCTGCCTGCAGATGCACAGACCAGGATGACCAGCACCGGCATTGTACCCACTTATGTATGCGATACGGCAGTTATTAAATAG
- a CDS encoding aminoglycoside phosphotransferase/kinase family protein, whose amino-acid sequence MDFTTVIRKAWEGYDASKTISKIEEISAMVSTNHVFRITFDDDDIIIAKLSNFGTFEHFKEDHRIIHSLSNNLLYPFENVLAKSLLKNNRVYIYHYKQGRSDAWVVFYNPTRILDRLPRRLDDELIKRLGQQMGKFHKACSKIRNVLPKSSKTLRTDIYALQQQLEKNEKDFGSAMQVDFLKYHCDLFLRNRSKYNMSSFDIIPVFIDWNIGNFSVTPSYELYSRWDYDWFRMSYRVLDFYFLSRVVSDVGDRTVFSYVITTMMEDRFILFLQEYHKVYPLTADEIRFMKEAYRFFILNYVIKDGKHFFSEQYAKKLQAEAFDVYLPSVDRDFDVEKIVAALGLK is encoded by the coding sequence ATGGATTTTACTACCGTTATAAGAAAAGCCTGGGAAGGCTACGATGCTTCAAAAACCATCAGCAAGATCGAGGAGATCAGCGCGATGGTATCTACCAATCATGTATTCCGCATTACCTTTGATGATGACGATATTATCATTGCCAAGCTGTCCAACTTTGGCACTTTTGAGCATTTTAAAGAAGATCACCGCATCATACACTCGCTAAGCAATAACCTGCTTTACCCGTTTGAGAACGTATTAGCCAAGTCGCTGCTCAAAAACAACCGGGTATACATATATCATTATAAGCAGGGCAGAAGCGATGCCTGGGTTGTTTTTTATAATCCGACCCGTATACTCGACCGCTTGCCACGGCGGCTGGACGATGAACTGATTAAGCGCCTGGGACAGCAGATGGGCAAGTTCCATAAGGCATGTTCCAAGATCCGTAATGTGCTGCCAAAGTCATCTAAAACGCTGCGTACAGACATCTATGCTTTACAGCAGCAACTGGAAAAAAACGAGAAAGATTTTGGCTCTGCCATGCAGGTAGACTTTTTAAAATACCATTGCGACCTGTTCCTGCGCAACCGCTCTAAGTACAACATGAGCTCGTTTGACATTATTCCAGTTTTTATCGACTGGAACATCGGCAATTTTTCGGTAACGCCAAGTTATGAGCTATATTCACGCTGGGATTACGACTGGTTCAGGATGAGCTACCGTGTGCTGGACTTTTATTTCCTGAGCAGGGTAGTGTCAGACGTGGGCGACCGCACGGTGTTCAGTTACGTGATCACTACAATGATGGAAGATCGCTTTATCCTCTTTTTGCAAGAGTATCATAAGGTGTACCCGCTTACAGCTGATGAGATCCGTTTTATGAAGGAGGCGTACCGGTTTTTCATCCTCAACTATGTTATTAAGGACGGTAAGCACTTCTTTAGCGAGCAGTACGCTAAGAAGCTGCAGGCCGAGGCATTTGACGTTTATTTGCCATCAGTAGACCGCGACTTCGATGTTGAAAAAATAGTGGCTGCGCTGGGTTTAAAATAG
- a CDS encoding VOC family protein, whose amino-acid sequence MKITITSVLVDNQDRALEFYTEKLGFAIKHNVDMGEFKWLTVISPEGHDDVELLLEPNANPASKDFQAALFQQGIPATMFNVEDTDAEYERLKSLGVEFKMPPTQAGPVKIAILNDTCGNWIQIYQQ is encoded by the coding sequence ATGAAAATAACCATAACAAGCGTATTGGTTGACAACCAGGACAGAGCACTTGAGTTTTACACTGAAAAACTTGGGTTTGCCATAAAACATAATGTTGATATGGGCGAGTTTAAGTGGCTTACGGTAATATCTCCTGAAGGGCACGACGATGTAGAACTCCTGCTTGAACCTAATGCCAATCCCGCATCAAAAGACTTTCAGGCAGCGCTGTTTCAGCAAGGTATCCCGGCCACTATGTTTAACGTTGAAGACACGGATGCCGAATATGAGCGCCTTAAATCGCTTGGCGTGGAGTTTAAGATGCCGCCCACCCAGGCAGGACCTGTCAAGATTGCGATACTGAATGATACCTGCGGTAACTGGATACAAATTTATCAGCAGTAA
- a CDS encoding DUF4199 domain-containing protein, with the protein MKRNVIVFGLISGLLISAFTVCTMAMCYNSGTLESSMVIGFSAMILALSLIFVAVKNYRDKYNGGVVSFGKAFQIGLLISLIASTMYTLSWAIEYHVFIPDWFDKYTAHALRDLRNSGKSATEIAAKTRELNEMKVAYQNPLIFAAYTYLEIFPVGVIVSLIAALILKRRQRPAHFATV; encoded by the coding sequence ATGAAAAGAAATGTAATTGTGTTTGGACTGATAAGTGGATTGCTGATCTCCGCTTTTACGGTTTGTACGATGGCAATGTGCTACAATTCGGGCACGTTGGAAAGTAGCATGGTCATTGGCTTCTCGGCCATGATATTGGCGTTATCGTTGATCTTTGTGGCTGTAAAAAACTATAGGGATAAGTATAACGGCGGCGTAGTGAGTTTTGGCAAGGCCTTCCAAATAGGATTATTGATCTCGCTTATAGCGTCTACTATGTACACCCTGTCATGGGCCATAGAATACCACGTATTTATACCGGATTGGTTTGATAAATACACCGCGCATGCGTTACGTGACCTTCGTAACAGCGGCAAGAGCGCTACCGAAATAGCAGCCAAAACCCGCGAGCTCAACGAGATGAAAGTAGCTTATCAAAACCCGTTGATATTTGCAGCTTATACCTATTTGGAGATTTTCCCTGTAGGCGTTATCGTGTCTTTAATAGCTGCATTAATACTAAAGAGAAGACAAAGACCGGCACATTTTGCAACCGTATAA
- a CDS encoding helix-turn-helix transcriptional regulator produces MVITFFNKHHQVIVYGAALALLLFVMKWLEWRFLILDHAFEIYAGLIALLFTGLGIWLALKLTTPKVTTVVVEKEVIVNSPEFVFNKQELERVGISQRELEVLQLMAGGLSNAQIADKLFVSLNTVKTHSSKVFEKLEVQRRTQAVEKAKQIGLIPR; encoded by the coding sequence GTGGTCATTACTTTTTTTAACAAACATCATCAGGTTATTGTATATGGCGCAGCTTTGGCTTTGCTGCTCTTTGTGATGAAGTGGCTGGAATGGCGCTTCCTGATACTTGACCATGCTTTTGAAATATACGCCGGGTTAATTGCCTTGCTGTTTACAGGCCTGGGTATCTGGCTGGCATTAAAACTTACAACGCCAAAAGTGACCACTGTTGTTGTTGAAAAGGAAGTAATAGTAAACAGCCCCGAATTTGTGTTCAACAAGCAGGAACTTGAACGGGTTGGGATAAGCCAGCGCGAACTGGAGGTGCTGCAGTTAATGGCCGGTGGCCTGAGCAATGCCCAAATAGCCGATAAACTATTTGTATCGCTCAATACCGTTAAAACACATTCGTCAAAAGTTTTTGAAAAGCTGGAAGTGCAAAGGCGTACGCAAGCTGTCGAGAAGGCAAAACAGATAGGCCTTATACCTCGGTAA
- a CDS encoding ATP-binding protein, with amino-acid sequence MALHHYTFNNKAEELYPLVSTVEQLLQSVAHASSAAGFRAKAALTELLTNAIKHAGDAETTIEVIVDDQAILIKKLDSGEPLVLTSDGLKYVWPLPGVHHQEKTITIYGDDELVLKARFINNTEVTFYTEELLNLHPDAGHLPEHFGLMIIARACSHFSYRFDIDTCTNIFTVIIPTE; translated from the coding sequence TTGGCTTTACATCATTATACCTTTAATAACAAGGCAGAAGAACTGTACCCGCTGGTAAGCACAGTGGAGCAGCTTTTGCAGTCGGTGGCTCATGCAAGCAGCGCCGCGGGTTTCCGTGCGAAAGCAGCACTTACCGAACTGCTCACAAACGCTATTAAGCACGCCGGAGATGCAGAGACTACCATCGAAGTTATAGTTGATGATCAGGCTATCCTCATAAAAAAACTCGACAGCGGAGAACCCCTGGTATTAACCAGTGATGGGCTCAAGTACGTATGGCCCTTGCCCGGTGTCCATCATCAGGAAAAAACCATTACTATATACGGCGATGACGAACTGGTGCTTAAAGCACGGTTCATCAATAACACTGAAGTAACTTTTTATACCGAAGAGCTGCTAAACTTACACCCTGATGCCGGTCACCTGCCGGAACACTTCGGATTGATGATAATTGCGCGGGCATGCTCACATTTTAGCTACCGATTTGACATTGACACCTGTACCAATATCTTCACGGTAATCATACCTACGGAATAG
- a CDS encoding STAS domain-containing protein yields the protein MIVQTEVQESATVATILVKEANLMVSDQFKQEVTLLLDGGQKYLVVSFENVIYVDSSFLGALVAALKHAIAHKADVVLANLNKDVLGLFQLIRLDKAFKIYPSVNDALAAQAK from the coding sequence ATGATAGTACAAACAGAAGTTCAAGAGTCCGCCACAGTCGCAACCATTTTAGTGAAGGAAGCCAACCTGATGGTTTCCGATCAGTTTAAACAGGAGGTTACGCTATTGCTTGATGGCGGCCAAAAGTATCTGGTAGTTAGTTTTGAAAATGTGATATATGTAGACAGCTCCTTTCTGGGTGCTTTGGTTGCTGCTTTAAAGCACGCTATAGCCCATAAGGCAGATGTAGTTTTGGCCAATCTTAACAAAGATGTCCTGGGGTTATTTCAGCTGATAAGGCTTGATAAAGCTTTTAAGATTTACCCATCCGTTAACGACGCACTGGCGGCACAAGCTAAATAA
- a CDS encoding fused response regulator/phosphatase yields the protein MAQSKKILLVDDNPLVLEMMGRALFKEGFECMKANSASDALILLKNEKPDIILSDYHMPDINGFEFRQTLLSSPDLSDIPFMFLTSEVDNEVMLEGINLDAVDYILKDTPVKVIVTKIDNFLASVREEHERTLQELSRQAIALGLRSVPRQAPNITGIEVDIWHKSFQNYPGGDFIDFITVDEQYTFAVLGDVMGKKWGAWYFSFGFLSYIRAAVRICIAEGNFSTRSIMQKINSVVYHDPVVNDVLSSLSMLLIDAVNGLVRYSGAGDLPMLCYNKQNDAVTRVQSAGLLLGLMPDGDYDEIEVKLNTGDQLFVLTDGLIDSETAEGKKTDYYSFEIAVQPFWSSTFAEFKNSTFLKDKANNQVDDCSLIYLKKIS from the coding sequence ATGGCGCAATCCAAAAAAATTTTATTGGTTGACGATAACCCGCTTGTGCTGGAAATGATGGGCAGAGCTTTGTTTAAGGAAGGTTTTGAATGTATGAAGGCCAACTCTGCAAGCGACGCGCTGATATTGCTAAAGAATGAAAAGCCCGACATCATTCTGTCCGACTATCACATGCCGGACATAAATGGATTCGAGTTTCGGCAAACGCTTTTGTCCTCTCCGGATCTAAGCGACATTCCATTTATGTTTTTAACCAGCGAGGTAGATAATGAGGTAATGCTGGAGGGCATAAACCTGGATGCAGTAGATTATATTTTGAAAGATACGCCTGTAAAGGTGATTGTTACCAAAATAGATAACTTTCTTGCCTCAGTTCGTGAAGAACACGAGCGTACACTTCAGGAACTTAGCAGGCAGGCAATTGCACTGGGTTTGCGGTCCGTACCACGGCAAGCACCTAATATCACCGGTATAGAAGTTGATATCTGGCATAAGTCTTTCCAAAATTATCCTGGTGGAGATTTCATTGATTTCATCACCGTTGATGAACAATACACGTTTGCGGTTTTGGGGGATGTGATGGGAAAGAAGTGGGGTGCGTGGTACTTCTCATTCGGATTCTTAAGCTACATACGTGCTGCTGTACGTATCTGCATCGCCGAAGGAAACTTTTCTACCAGGAGCATAATGCAAAAGATCAACTCCGTTGTTTATCATGATCCTGTTGTAAACGATGTGCTTTCGAGCTTGTCAATGCTATTGATAGATGCTGTGAATGGCCTGGTAAGATATTCGGGAGCAGGAGACCTGCCTATGCTTTGTTACAATAAGCAGAACGATGCGGTTACAAGGGTGCAGTCGGCCGGATTATTGCTGGGTTTAATGCCTGATGGCGATTACGATGAAATTGAAGTAAAGTTAAACACCGGCGATCAGTTGTTTGTACTAACAGACGGGTTGATAGACAGTGAGACGGCGGAAGGAAAAAAGACAGACTACTATTCGTTTGAAATAGCTGTGCAACCCTTTTGGAGCAGTACGTTTGCAGAATTTAAAAATAGCACATTCCTGAAGGACAAGGCAAACAACCAGGTTGATGATTGCAGCCTCATATACTTAAAAAAAATTAGCTGA